A DNA window from Prochlorococcus marinus str. GP2 contains the following coding sequences:
- the argS gene encoding arginine--tRNA ligase has product MLIIFKELTKQFEKSLLDSLEKNDKKGEFEILRKNLITQSSKEEFGDYQCNVCLSLSKIYKKNPRDISTDLINLLNKNKSITKLCKSLEIAGPGFINIKLKDEVLINEIKSNIQCQRAGVPQIKKDLDSGLSNKVIVDFSSPNIAKEMHVGHLRSTIIGDSISRIFELRGYQVLRLNHVGDWGTQFGMLITQLKDLYSNNLEEIGNIKISDLVEFYKESKKRFDNESEFQKRSREEVVKLQSGDIKSIKAWKLLCDQSRKEFDEIYRNLKIKIEERGESFYNPFLKSVIEDLNFKKILIEDQGAKCVFLDGMTNKEGKPLPLIIQKKDGGFNYATTDLAAIRYRFNKPPDGDDASRIIYVTDHGQANHFAGVFQVAKKAKWIPDNCQVDHVPFGLVQGIDGKKLKTREGETIRLKDLLKEAVRRAKEDLLKRLEDENRYETEDFITNTSRIIGLGAVKYADLSQNRITNYQFSFDKMLSLNGNTAPYLLYTLVRIAGINRKNDFFYDSKDCQYINYEHKSEWKLIRKLLKFDEVIISIEKDLMPNRLCNYLFELCQTFNRFYDQVPILKEEKYKKISRLNLCDLTAKTLKLSLELLGIETLERM; this is encoded by the coding sequence ATGCTAATCATTTTTAAAGAATTAACAAAACAATTTGAAAAATCTCTTTTAGATAGTCTTGAAAAAAATGATAAAAAAGGAGAATTTGAAATTCTTCGAAAAAATTTAATTACACAATCATCAAAAGAGGAATTTGGTGATTATCAATGTAATGTTTGTTTAAGTTTATCTAAAATATATAAGAAGAATCCAAGAGATATTTCTACTGATTTAATTAACCTTTTAAATAAAAATAAAAGCATAACAAAATTATGTAAGAGTCTAGAAATAGCTGGACCTGGATTTATCAATATAAAATTAAAAGATGAAGTTCTCATAAATGAAATTAAATCAAATATTCAATGCCAAAGGGCTGGCGTACCTCAAATTAAAAAAGATTTAGATAGTGGTTTATCAAATAAAGTCATCGTAGATTTTTCTAGTCCTAATATTGCTAAAGAAATGCATGTAGGGCATTTAAGATCAACAATAATAGGCGATTCAATATCAAGAATTTTCGAGTTAAGAGGTTATCAAGTATTAAGGCTGAATCATGTTGGCGATTGGGGAACGCAATTTGGAATGCTTATTACTCAGCTCAAAGATTTATATTCAAATAATTTAGAAGAGATAGGGAATATTAAAATAAGTGATTTAGTTGAATTTTATAAAGAATCAAAAAAAAGATTTGATAATGAATCTGAATTCCAAAAAAGATCTAGAGAAGAAGTAGTTAAGTTACAAAGTGGAGATATTAAATCGATTAAAGCTTGGAAATTATTATGTGATCAATCTAGAAAAGAATTTGATGAAATCTATAGAAATTTAAAAATAAAAATAGAAGAAAGAGGTGAATCTTTTTATAATCCCTTCTTAAAATCAGTTATTGAGGATTTGAATTTTAAAAAAATATTAATAGAAGATCAAGGGGCAAAATGTGTATTTTTAGATGGGATGACTAATAAAGAAGGCAAACCTTTACCGCTAATTATTCAAAAAAAAGATGGAGGTTTTAACTACGCTACTACCGATCTTGCTGCTATAAGATACAGATTCAATAAACCACCTGATGGAGATGATGCTTCTAGAATTATTTATGTAACTGATCATGGACAAGCAAATCATTTTGCTGGAGTTTTTCAAGTTGCAAAAAAAGCAAAATGGATCCCAGACAATTGTCAAGTAGACCATGTCCCTTTTGGTTTAGTTCAAGGAATTGATGGCAAAAAACTAAAGACAAGGGAAGGTGAAACAATACGTTTAAAAGATTTATTAAAAGAAGCAGTTAGAAGAGCAAAAGAAGATTTATTGAAAAGATTAGAAGATGAAAATCGTTATGAGACAGAAGATTTTATTACAAATACTTCAAGAATCATTGGATTAGGTGCTGTTAAGTATGCAGATTTAAGCCAAAATAGAATTACTAATTATCAATTTAGTTTTGATAAAATGCTTTCCCTGAATGGTAATACGGCTCCCTATTTGTTATATACACTGGTAAGAATTGCAGGAATTAATAGAAAAAATGATTTTTTTTATGACTCTAAAGATTGTCAATATATAAATTATGAACATAAATCTGAATGGAAACTTATTCGAAAATTACTTAAGTTCGATGAAGTCATAATATCTATTGAAAAAGACTTAATGCCAAATAGATTATGCAATTATCTTTTTGAGCTATGTCAGACTTTTAATAGATTCTATGATCAAGTTCCAATACTCAAAGAAGAAAAATATAAAAAAATTTCTAGACTGAATTTATGTGATCTAACTGCAAAAACACTAAAATTAAGCTTAGAGCTTCTAGGAATTGAAACTTTAGAAAGAATGTAA
- the nadC gene encoding carboxylating nicotinate-nucleotide diphosphorylase, which translates to MDLNTPIISKIIDNWIDEDIGRGDLTSPSITEENGNAYWIAKEGGIFCGVEIIKEIFKKIDLKISSKFNISDGDQFVKDQKLLEIYGPSKSLLASERIGLNIAMHLSGISTYTKNLVNKLEGTNIKLADTRKTTPGLRIFEKYAFKCGGGVNHRMGLYDSAMIKENHIAWTDNLNNAVKKIRLNSPFTTHIIIEAENIEQAKEAVLAGADSVLLDELSPETIKKNVQELRDLSMNSLKKEVNKNLIIEVSGINPEEISKYLIKGIDLISTSSSITKSNWIDLSMRYIKKSYR; encoded by the coding sequence GTGGATTTAAATACTCCAATAATTAGTAAGATCATTGATAATTGGATCGATGAAGATATAGGGAGGGGAGATCTTACAAGTCCTTCTATTACAGAAGAGAATGGTAATGCATATTGGATTGCAAAAGAAGGTGGTATATTTTGTGGTGTAGAGATAATAAAAGAAATTTTTAAAAAAATTGATTTAAAAATCAGTTCAAAATTTAATATCTCTGATGGAGATCAATTTGTTAAAGATCAAAAACTCTTAGAAATATATGGACCTTCAAAAAGTTTGCTAGCTAGTGAAAGAATAGGCTTAAATATAGCAATGCATTTATCTGGAATATCAACATACACAAAGAATCTTGTAAATAAGTTAGAAGGTACAAATATAAAATTAGCAGATACTAGGAAAACTACTCCTGGCTTAAGAATATTTGAAAAATATGCATTCAAATGCGGAGGTGGAGTGAATCATAGAATGGGATTATACGACTCAGCTATGATAAAAGAAAATCACATTGCATGGACAGATAATCTTAATAATGCAGTAAAAAAAATTCGACTAAATTCACCTTTTACAACTCATATCATAATTGAAGCTGAGAATATCGAACAGGCAAAAGAAGCAGTATTAGCAGGAGCAGATAGTGTCTTATTAGATGAACTGAGTCCTGAAACAATCAAAAAAAACGTTCAAGAATTAAGAGATTTATCAATGAATAGCTTAAAAAAAGAAGTTAATAAAAATTTGATAATAGAAGTTTCTGGAATTAACCCTGAAGAAATTAGTAAATATCTAATAAAAGGTATTGATTTGATTTCAACAAGTTCTTCAATCACCAAAAGTAATTGGATTGATTTGAGTATGCGTTATATTAAAAAATCATATAGATAA
- the mnmE gene encoding tRNA uridine-5-carboxymethylaminomethyl(34) synthesis GTPase MnmE, whose protein sequence is MDSIVTTEDTIAAIASAISIGKGGVAIIRVSGKDSINSCKKIVQTKSKYAWESHRVFYGFIKENKQNKFIDEVLILVMKSPNSFTGEDVVELHCHGGIIIVNKVLKRLLSCNSRVRLANPGEFSQRAFLNGKIDLTQAESINQLINASNTRSAELAFSGIQGEIKKKINDIKNDLINQLCEIEARVDFEEDFTDFDYTKYLKKIKKVKEKIELLIENAKRNSYIHNGISIALIGKTNVGKSSLLNLLAKKEKAIVTNIPGTTRDVIEVNLTINDIPMKIIDTAGIRETHEQIESIGIKKSFGKIKESDFIIYIYSLEEGFNEEDKKIIEEIPKDKLITILGNKKDLIDRKNINSNELKNTILMSIKHNDGERLLIDTIIKKCGLKQVENINIFLNERHLTNLSACLSNLNDTDEIIKNKLPFDLLSIELRDGIQNLSKITGQELTEELLDNIFSKFCIGK, encoded by the coding sequence ATGGATTCGATAGTTACTACAGAAGATACCATAGCCGCAATTGCTTCAGCTATAAGTATAGGGAAAGGAGGAGTTGCGATAATAAGAGTATCAGGGAAAGACTCAATAAATTCTTGCAAAAAGATTGTTCAAACTAAATCCAAATATGCATGGGAATCACATAGAGTTTTTTATGGTTTTATTAAGGAAAATAAACAAAATAAATTTATAGATGAGGTTTTAATTTTAGTAATGAAATCACCAAATAGCTTCACAGGAGAGGATGTAGTGGAACTTCATTGCCATGGAGGAATTATCATAGTAAATAAAGTTCTAAAAAGATTATTATCTTGTAATTCTAGAGTTAGACTCGCAAATCCAGGAGAATTTAGTCAAAGAGCTTTTCTTAATGGAAAAATAGACCTTACTCAAGCCGAGTCGATTAATCAATTAATTAATGCAAGTAATACAAGATCAGCAGAGTTGGCTTTTAGTGGGATTCAAGGAGAAATAAAGAAAAAAATTAATGATATTAAAAATGACCTTATAAATCAACTTTGCGAAATAGAAGCGAGAGTTGATTTTGAAGAAGACTTCACAGATTTTGATTACACAAAATATCTAAAAAAAATTAAAAAAGTAAAAGAAAAAATAGAATTACTAATAGAAAATGCAAAAAGAAATTCATATATTCACAATGGAATATCCATTGCGCTTATAGGTAAAACAAATGTTGGTAAAAGCTCTTTACTAAATTTGCTTGCAAAAAAAGAAAAAGCAATCGTAACTAATATTCCTGGAACAACTAGAGATGTTATTGAAGTTAATTTAACTATTAATGATATTCCAATGAAAATAATTGATACTGCTGGCATAAGAGAAACTCATGAACAAATTGAAAGTATTGGAATTAAAAAAAGTTTTGGGAAAATTAAAGAGTCAGATTTTATAATTTATATTTATAGTCTTGAGGAAGGATTTAATGAAGAAGACAAAAAAATAATAGAAGAAATCCCCAAAGACAAATTAATTACTATTTTGGGCAATAAAAAAGATTTAATTGATCGCAAAAATATTAATTCAAATGAGTTAAAAAACACAATTCTGATGAGCATTAAGCATAATGATGGTGAAAGATTATTAATCGACACAATCATAAAAAAATGTGGATTAAAACAAGTAGAAAATATCAATATATTTTTAAACGAAAGACATCTAACAAATTTGTCTGCTTGCCTATCTAATTTAAATGATACTGATGAAATCATTAAAAATAAATTGCCATTTGATTTGTTATCGATAGAACTGAGAGATGGAATTCAAAACTTATCTAAAATAACTGGTCAAGAATTAACGGAGGAACTTCTAGATAATATTTTTTCTAAGTTTTGTATTGGTAAATAA
- a CDS encoding DUF2062 domain-containing protein, with protein MRFKRDITYKKILSLFRNQNGSPFFNATGLAIGVFSGCFPFFGFQTLIGVFLAKIAKGNIVLAAIGTWISNPFTYIPLYYFNYKVGSIFFNNSSNKILEKNLVIDDLWNQGRIFSLKLLLGSSFVGILLALICGSIAFFIYKIKSKR; from the coding sequence ATGAGATTTAAAAGAGATATTACCTATAAGAAAATTCTATCATTATTTAGGAATCAGAATGGAAGTCCTTTCTTTAATGCTACAGGTTTAGCTATAGGGGTATTTAGTGGCTGCTTTCCTTTTTTTGGGTTTCAGACTTTAATAGGGGTATTTTTAGCGAAAATAGCAAAGGGAAATATTGTTCTAGCTGCAATTGGTACTTGGATCAGCAATCCTTTTACTTATATTCCACTTTATTATTTTAACTATAAAGTTGGTTCGATTTTTTTTAATAATTCTTCTAATAAAATTCTTGAAAAGAATTTAGTTATTGATGACTTATGGAACCAAGGAAGAATTTTTTCCCTAAAATTACTTTTAGGTTCTTCATTTGTAGGTATTTTATTAGCTTTGATTTGCGGAAGTATTGCTTTCTTTATCTACAAGATAAAAAGTAAAAGATAG
- a CDS encoding RelA/SpoT family protein, whose amino-acid sequence MSEAAANSKEKNEIEVSKTILPENKKYESESLNYQIKIPDWLLKDINSFEKSNKENDENQNLIVKAFKLAYKAHDGQFRASGEPYIIHPVAVANLLKEIGASSSVIAAGLLHDVVEDTGIDLSEIETNFGLEVKILVEGVTKLGGIHFNNRTEAQAENLRKMFLAMASDIRVVLVKLADRLHNMRTIEWLNDEKKLRIARETREIYAPLANRLGINRFKWELEDLAFKFLEPKEYLDLKDQIAVKRSDREKRLKVTLNLMKENLVSAGLKNFEKTGRPKHLYGIWSKMKRQQKHFHEIYDVAALRIIVDNSDSCYRALAVVHDTFKPIPGRFKDYIGLPKPNGYQSLHTSVIGRHRPIEVQIRTASMHQIAEYGIAAHWQYKEGGSPAKSNAERFNWLRQLVEWQQEGNERDHNDYLASIKEDLFDEEVFVITPKGDVVGLRKGSTAIDFAYRIHSEVGNHCSGIRINEKLSPLSTALQNGDFIEILTSNNATPSLDWLNFVVTPTAKNRIRQWYKKSHRDETIKRGRDLLEKEVGRNGFEALLSSEAMKKVANRCNLKTSEDLLASLGFGGLTLHQVLNRLREEIKLQTEDVKNVSDSEIAKSIKSNSNLSTNKSNAAAKSPISGIEGLDYRIGKCCTPLPGEDIIGTVSLGNHGITIHREDCENVIPIPIERRLPVGWNQDNKTGDNKFPIQLRIEVIDRVGVLKDILMRLSDKGINVSDANVKTAYGKPAIINLCVGLESYNQLHKTIEQIKSMADVLDIARVGQS is encoded by the coding sequence ATGTCAGAGGCAGCTGCAAATTCAAAAGAAAAAAACGAAATTGAAGTTTCCAAAACTATTTTGCCTGAAAATAAAAAATATGAAAGTGAATCTTTGAATTATCAAATAAAAATTCCCGATTGGCTTCTTAAAGATATTAATAGTTTTGAAAAATCAAATAAAGAAAATGATGAGAATCAAAACCTTATAGTAAAGGCTTTTAAACTTGCTTACAAAGCTCATGATGGACAATTCCGCGCGAGCGGCGAGCCATACATTATCCACCCGGTTGCTGTTGCAAATCTCCTCAAAGAAATAGGTGCTAGTTCATCTGTTATTGCTGCAGGCCTTTTACATGATGTTGTTGAAGATACTGGAATTGATTTATCCGAAATAGAAACAAATTTTGGATTAGAAGTAAAAATACTTGTGGAGGGTGTAACAAAATTAGGTGGAATCCACTTTAACAACAGGACTGAAGCACAAGCTGAAAATCTTAGGAAAATGTTTTTGGCTATGGCCAGCGATATCAGAGTTGTGTTAGTAAAACTTGCAGATCGACTTCATAACATGAGAACAATTGAATGGCTAAATGATGAGAAAAAACTAAGAATAGCGAGAGAGACAAGAGAGATTTATGCACCATTAGCTAATCGACTAGGAATAAACAGATTTAAATGGGAATTAGAAGATTTAGCTTTTAAATTCCTAGAGCCTAAAGAATATCTAGATCTTAAAGATCAAATCGCTGTTAAAAGAAGTGATAGAGAAAAAAGATTAAAAGTAACTTTAAATCTTATGAAGGAAAACTTGGTTTCAGCAGGTTTGAAAAATTTTGAAAAAACAGGAAGGCCAAAACATCTTTATGGCATCTGGAGCAAAATGAAAAGACAACAAAAGCATTTTCACGAGATTTATGATGTTGCTGCCCTTAGAATTATCGTGGACAATTCAGATAGTTGTTACAGAGCTTTAGCAGTTGTTCATGATACTTTCAAACCAATTCCAGGAAGATTTAAAGACTATATAGGATTACCAAAACCCAATGGGTACCAGTCCTTACACACTTCTGTGATTGGGAGACATCGACCTATTGAAGTTCAAATTAGAACTGCTTCGATGCATCAAATTGCTGAATATGGTATTGCTGCTCATTGGCAATACAAAGAAGGTGGTTCTCCTGCTAAAAGTAATGCCGAGAGATTTAATTGGCTAAGACAATTAGTAGAATGGCAACAAGAAGGTAATGAAAGGGATCATAATGATTATTTAGCTTCAATTAAAGAAGATTTATTTGATGAAGAAGTATTTGTAATCACTCCAAAAGGAGATGTTGTTGGTTTAAGGAAAGGATCTACCGCGATAGATTTTGCCTACAGAATTCATTCTGAAGTTGGAAATCACTGTAGTGGAATAAGAATTAATGAAAAGCTTTCTCCATTATCTACAGCACTTCAAAATGGTGACTTCATAGAAATTTTGACAAGTAATAATGCTACTCCAAGCTTGGATTGGCTGAACTTTGTAGTTACGCCAACTGCTAAAAATAGAATCCGCCAATGGTATAAGAAAAGCCATCGTGATGAAACGATTAAAAGAGGTAGAGATTTACTTGAAAAAGAAGTAGGTCGAAACGGTTTTGAAGCATTACTTTCTAGTGAAGCCATGAAAAAAGTTGCAAATCGATGCAATTTAAAAACTTCTGAAGACCTTCTTGCATCTCTTGGTTTTGGTGGTTTAACTTTGCATCAAGTATTAAATAGACTAAGAGAAGAAATAAAATTACAAACAGAAGATGTAAAAAATGTTTCTGACTCTGAAATAGCAAAATCTATTAAAAGTAATAGTAATTTATCCACTAATAAATCTAATGCGGCAGCTAAATCACCAATTTCCGGGATAGAAGGTCTTGATTACAGAATAGGTAAATGTTGTACACCACTTCCAGGCGAGGATATTATCGGAACTGTATCGCTTGGCAACCATGGGATAACCATACATAGGGAAGATTGTGAAAATGTAATACCAATTCCAATAGAGAGGAGATTACCTGTTGGTTGGAATCAAGATAATAAAACTGGCGATAATAAGTTTCCAATTCAGCTACGAATAGAAGTAATAGATAGAGTTGGAGTCCTTAAAGATATTCTTATGCGGTTATCTGATAAAGGTATAAACGTTAGCGATGCAAATGTTAAAACTGCTTATGGTAAACCAGCTATTATAAATCTTTGTGTAGGTCTTGAAAGTTATAATCAACTTCACAAAACAATTGAACAAATTAAATCAATGGCAGATGTTTTAGACATTGCCAGAGTTGGACAAAGTTAA
- a CDS encoding ABC transporter ATP-binding protein → MEKNKEKIIVVKNLTVKYGLKQQPIIKNFNLEIDSGDHLAIIGPSGCGKTTFAKTLVNILPEKATSEGYLSISRVDPRKINNKDAQLYRRKNFGFIYQDSIKKLNPLMRVGDHLYELFKTNDQTKSSTAIKKLVREVFQKVGIEESRLDSFPHQFSGGMRQRVSIAMALALKPKLLIADEPTTSLDTKTSFEIMQEIINLCNQFDTTLILISHDINLAAKWCKKVAIIENGSIVEKGNILDIFQSPKSNIGKKLVNATKIVLEPNTKNNARDQVVLEVNNLRHWYKLNSSIFINKWNKALNEVSFKLYENETLGIVGSSGSGKSTLCRALIGLIKVRGGEIKIYDKNHASKKNKYFKKNNNLQIIFQDPFSSLNPKMTIKNILEDILFIQKISDKRKIEKEIKLMLRNLNLPLNNDFFNSYPSQLSGGQLQRISLARALLLKPKILICDESVNMLDASVKIEILELLRVLQEKMNLTIIFITHDLGIAKRFCDRLLVMNQGKIVDEGESSTIFTKTQNTYTKSLLNSSLNLI, encoded by the coding sequence ATGGAAAAAAATAAAGAAAAAATTATTGTAGTTAAAAATCTTACTGTTAAATATGGTTTAAAACAGCAACCTATTATCAAAAATTTTAATTTGGAAATAGATAGTGGAGATCATTTGGCCATAATAGGACCTTCTGGATGTGGAAAGACCACTTTTGCAAAAACATTAGTAAATATATTGCCCGAAAAGGCTACTTCTGAAGGGTATCTATCGATTTCTAGAGTAGACCCTAGGAAAATAAATAATAAAGATGCACAATTATATAGAAGAAAGAATTTTGGATTTATTTATCAAGACTCTATTAAAAAACTTAATCCGTTAATGAGAGTTGGGGATCATTTATATGAATTATTTAAAACAAATGATCAAACTAAATCATCTACGGCTATTAAAAAATTAGTAAGAGAAGTTTTTCAAAAAGTTGGAATTGAAGAAAGTAGACTTGATTCTTTCCCGCATCAATTTAGTGGTGGAATGAGACAGAGAGTTTCTATAGCAATGGCACTTGCTTTGAAACCTAAATTATTAATAGCTGATGAACCTACAACAAGCTTAGATACCAAAACAAGTTTTGAAATTATGCAAGAAATAATTAATCTATGTAATCAATTTGATACTACTTTAATTTTAATTAGTCATGATATTAATCTTGCAGCAAAGTGGTGTAAAAAAGTTGCAATAATTGAAAATGGATCGATTGTTGAAAAAGGGAATATATTAGATATTTTTCAATCACCAAAATCAAATATTGGGAAAAAGTTAGTAAATGCTACAAAAATAGTATTAGAACCAAATACTAAAAATAATGCTCGAGATCAGGTCGTTCTAGAGGTAAATAACCTAAGACATTGGTATAAATTAAATTCTTCAATTTTCATTAATAAGTGGAATAAGGCTTTAAATGAAGTTAGTTTCAAGTTATATGAGAATGAGACTCTTGGAATTGTGGGTTCTTCAGGGAGCGGTAAAAGTACATTATGTAGGGCTTTAATTGGACTAATTAAAGTAAGAGGTGGTGAAATAAAAATTTATGATAAGAATCATGCATCGAAAAAAAATAAATATTTTAAAAAGAATAATAATTTGCAAATAATTTTTCAAGATCCTTTTTCAAGTTTGAATCCGAAAATGACAATTAAAAATATTTTGGAGGATATACTTTTTATTCAAAAAATTTCTGATAAAAGAAAAATTGAAAAAGAAATAAAATTAATGTTAAGAAATTTAAATCTTCCTTTAAATAATGATTTTTTTAATTCTTATCCTAGCCAATTATCTGGTGGTCAATTGCAAAGAATTTCATTAGCCAGAGCGCTATTGTTGAAACCAAAAATTTTGATTTGTGATGAGAGCGTTAATATGTTGGATGCTTCAGTAAAAATAGAAATTCTTGAATTACTTAGAGTCTTGCAAGAAAAAATGAATTTAACGATTATATTTATTACTCATGATTTAGGCATTGCTAAAAGATTTTGTGATAGGTTGTTAGTCATGAATCAGGGAAAGATAGTTGATGAAGGAGAAAGTTCTACAATATTCACTAAAACTCAAAACACGTATACAAAATCGCTTCTAAATTCCTCTTTAAATCTTATTTAA
- a CDS encoding RluA family pseudouridine synthase, whose amino-acid sequence MELNNQNSFGIGEGELIEIIYELPLPMRLDRWLVSKRPEQSRARIQHFINSGLVLVNYKTAKAKTPLKNGDNIQIWMPPPEPLIYLKPEKMDLNILFEDEHIIVINKQSGLIVHPAPGHKSGTLVNGLLFHCKNLPGINGKLRPGIVHRLDKDTSGCMVVAKSQEALVNLQKQIKEKIASREYIAVIHGAPNSEKGQIVGNIGRDKLNRLKYKVVEETSGRYACTYWKLEERFGNYSLMSFKLDTGRTHQIRVHCAHINHPIVGDPLYGRCKKLPCKLDGQALHAIKLGLIHPINGKEMIFESELPLDFQKLLSVLKVK is encoded by the coding sequence ATGGAATTAAATAATCAAAATTCTTTCGGCATTGGAGAAGGTGAGCTTATAGAAATTATTTATGAGCTACCTCTTCCTATGAGGCTAGACAGATGGTTGGTAAGTAAAAGGCCAGAACAAAGTAGAGCAAGAATTCAACATTTTATAAATTCAGGTTTAGTACTTGTAAACTATAAAACCGCGAAAGCAAAGACCCCATTAAAAAATGGCGACAATATTCAAATATGGATGCCTCCTCCAGAACCTCTTATTTATTTGAAACCTGAAAAAATGGATTTAAATATCCTTTTTGAAGACGAGCACATCATAGTAATTAATAAACAATCAGGACTAATTGTTCATCCAGCACCTGGACACAAATCTGGAACTTTAGTGAATGGATTACTTTTTCACTGTAAAAATCTACCTGGAATTAATGGGAAACTAAGACCTGGGATTGTTCACAGATTAGATAAAGATACTTCCGGATGTATGGTGGTTGCAAAAAGCCAAGAGGCATTAGTAAATCTTCAGAAACAAATTAAAGAAAAAATTGCATCACGCGAATATATTGCAGTAATTCATGGAGCACCTAATTCTGAAAAAGGCCAAATAGTGGGGAATATTGGTAGAGATAAATTAAATAGATTGAAATATAAAGTAGTTGAAGAAACTTCAGGAAGGTATGCGTGTACCTATTGGAAATTAGAAGAGAGATTTGGCAATTACTCATTAATGAGTTTCAAACTAGATACGGGGCGAACGCATCAAATAAGAGTACATTGCGCTCACATTAATCATCCAATTGTGGGTGATCCTTTATATGGAAGATGTAAAAAACTACCATGTAAATTAGATGGCCAAGCTTTACATGCCATCAAGCTTGGACTTATACATCCAATTAATGGTAAAGAAATGATATTTGAATCAGAATTACCATTAGATTTTCAAAAATTACTAAGTGTTCTTAAAGTTAAATAA
- the ylqF gene encoding ribosome biogenesis GTPase YlqF, whose product MDIPKIQWYPGHIAKAEKKLSEVINKVDLVIEVRDARIPLSTGHPHLNKWINNKKHILVINRSDMISPNTIKSWNKWFNANNQYPLWCDAKRGIGIKEICKSAKDSRSSIDDRRISRGMRIRPIRALTLGFPNVGKSALINRIAKKRVVDSARKAGVTRNIRWIKLESGIDLLDAPGVIPPNLEDQKSALNLALCDDIGEAAYEIESVAIGFIKIISTLNKDKNANISVKQISNRYGVDITKGFKSPSAWIDEAASKHTSGDKRRMSHKLLEDYRNQMLGKIALEVPLWN is encoded by the coding sequence GTGGACATACCCAAAATCCAATGGTACCCAGGCCATATCGCAAAAGCAGAAAAGAAATTATCTGAAGTTATCAATAAAGTAGATTTAGTTATAGAAGTTAGAGATGCACGAATTCCTTTGTCAACAGGACATCCACACTTAAATAAATGGATAAATAATAAAAAACATATTCTTGTTATTAACAGATCAGATATGATCTCCCCTAATACAATCAAAAGTTGGAATAAGTGGTTTAATGCTAATAATCAATATCCTCTTTGGTGTGATGCTAAAAGAGGAATAGGGATTAAAGAAATTTGTAAGTCAGCCAAAGATTCAAGGTCTTCAATTGATGATAGAAGGATTTCTAGAGGTATGAGAATAAGGCCAATTAGAGCCCTTACGCTTGGTTTTCCAAACGTAGGAAAGTCAGCATTAATTAATAGAATTGCAAAAAAAAGAGTTGTAGATAGCGCTAGGAAAGCAGGCGTAACTCGTAATATAAGATGGATAAAATTAGAAAGTGGTATAGATCTGCTAGATGCTCCTGGTGTTATACCTCCAAATTTAGAAGATCAAAAATCAGCACTTAATCTTGCACTGTGTGACGATATTGGTGAAGCTGCTTATGAAATAGAGAGTGTCGCAATTGGATTTATCAAAATTATATCCACTTTAAACAAAGATAAAAATGCGAATATCTCAGTTAAACAAATATCTAATAGATATGGAGTCGATATTACCAAAGGCTTTAAGAGTCCTTCTGCTTGGATTGACGAAGCAGCTTCAAAACATACCTCAGGCGATAAAAGGAGAATGTCTCATAAGTTATTGGAAGATTATAGAAATCAAATGCTGGGTAAAATTGCTTTAGAAGTCCCACTATGGAATTAA